The segment GTAGTGGGTATTATCTTCCTTTTTTTCTTTTTTTCTGGTTTGTCTGTCATGTGGTTGTTCTCTTCAATAAAAAGTAAACCTCCCGGCTGTGCCTTTGTTTAACGAACAGCCGAGGTAGAGTCTTCCGTAGACGCTACATGCGTAATCTCAGCATCGCCCCAGAGTTCTTCCAGTGCATAGAAATTACGTTTATCCTTGAGAAAGATATGGGCCACCACGTCTACGTAGTCCAGCACCACCCACTCACGGTTGGTGCGACCTTCACTCTGCCACGGATTTTCTTTGGTAAGCTTATACACTTCTTCTTCAATAGACGTAGCAATAGCATCAAGTTGTGTATCTGAGCTTGCGGAACTAATGATAAAATAGTCTGAGACGGCGTTTTTCAAAGATTTCAGGTTTAGAACGACAATATCGGCTGCCTTTCTTTCCTGCATGCCTTTTACCACCAGTTCTGCCAATATGTCGGAATTGTCCTGAATCGTGTTGTGTTTCATTTGGGAAATATAAATTTGATCTTCAAAAATACTAAAGTCTTTGCATAAATTTTCGCCGAATACCCTTTTTCTGGGGCAACAGCTCCTCTTTCTGCCAGAATGTACCTCTACCAACACAGAGGCGCATCTGCTTATTAACAAAAATGACGCCACTGATGGTTGTGTCATAGTGGCGGGCGCCCAAACCGGCGGTCGCGGCCAACGTGGCAATACCTGGGACGTGGAACCTGACAAAAACATTACGTTATCTGTCATACTAAAGCCAACTTTTTTGGAAGCCCAGATCCAGTTTTCTCTCAACATTGCTGTTGCACTTGCAGCGCTGGATCTTCTGCGGGAATATTTCTCCAAAGGTGCTACCCTAAAATGGCCTAATGACCTGTATTGCCTTGACCAAAAAGCGGGCGGAATACTCATTGAGAACTCCATTAGTGGCCGTTTTCTGCAGCACAGTGTCATTGGTATTGGCATCAACGTGAATCAGGTTTCTTTCGCTCAACCGCGAGCCACATCCCTAGCCCTGCTTACCGGGCAGCAACTTCCACTTCCAAGACTCATAAGCAAGTTACTGGAAAACCTGGAACATAGGTATCTGGCCCTGAGAAATGGTAAGGCCGAAAACCAGAAAAGGGAGTACCTGCAGCACTTGTACCGCTACCAGGAATGGCATTCTTATGAAATTAACGGTCAGGTTGTACAGGGGCAGATTACAGGAATAGACACCGCCGGACGTTTGGCAGTGCTGATAGAACAGAAATTGGAGTTCTTCCAGTTCCAAGAGATCAAATTTGTATTCTGAAAATCAGCTTTTGGCCTAATTTTTGGAATATAGCCTAAAACAAGCTTGTATCTTTAAAAGGGAAGATTGTTCTTTTTCTAGATAAAGATAGTAAAAAAACTATGGTTGAGTTTGTGGTTTAAGTATAGGTTACTATATTTGAACGATTCCGAAAGCAGTCACCAACTTCTTGGCATATATGGTATGAAAATTTTTACACGTGTTTTCCTGGGCGTTTTAACCCTGGGCATAGTTTTAGGTAGTAAAGCAGCCACTCTGGGCATTCTTCCGGGCGGTTTGCCTGTGGGTACCCGTACTCTGGAGTCCTCAAAAACTGATACAGTCTTTTTGAATTGGCGGATGCCCGCTAATCCAACGGTGAATGATTTTGGGATATTGCCTGCGCTTAATTTTACTGCCCATAATCCTAACGTGA is part of the Rufibacter tibetensis genome and harbors:
- the rsfS gene encoding ribosome silencing factor, which produces MKHNTIQDNSDILAELVVKGMQERKAADIVVLNLKSLKNAVSDYFIISSASSDTQLDAIATSIEEEVYKLTKENPWQSEGRTNREWVVLDYVDVVAHIFLKDKRNFYALEELWGDAEITHVASTEDSTSAVR
- a CDS encoding biotin--[acetyl-CoA-carboxylase] ligase, which codes for MHKFSPNTLFLGQQLLFLPECTSTNTEAHLLINKNDATDGCVIVAGAQTGGRGQRGNTWDVEPDKNITLSVILKPTFLEAQIQFSLNIAVALAALDLLREYFSKGATLKWPNDLYCLDQKAGGILIENSISGRFLQHSVIGIGINVNQVSFAQPRATSLALLTGQQLPLPRLISKLLENLEHRYLALRNGKAENQKREYLQHLYRYQEWHSYEINGQVVQGQITGIDTAGRLAVLIEQKLEFFQFQEIKFVF